The following coding sequences lie in one Arachis hypogaea cultivar Tifrunner chromosome 4, arahy.Tifrunner.gnm2.J5K5, whole genome shotgun sequence genomic window:
- the LOC112795147 gene encoding protein FAR1-RELATED SEQUENCE 5-like produces MSNEDYVDDTNNVDGFHGNLENPLRNSDELLDDDIFMDANLANAEVGASESNEGTHFDQLDESYKIDGWEDIGKTEFLNIVDVDIKRYHFSDLGVAFDFYNAFAKSKGFSGRKSKTRKHNGIINRQNFVCCREGFRRKKADNMHTRKQEPRAETRCGCKAKVQVSFDVVSGRWIVSKFSDLHNHDLLPPIFTAMLPGHRKIPAADIEQINIMRKGGLGTAHIFAALSSQSGGHHNVPFLPRDLYNQVAQQRRRLKGDASAALQFLRKMKSIDPVMVIRYEVDRFHSIKNLFWCDGISQMDYQLFGDVLAFDATYKKNKYHCPLVVFSGVNNHNRTVVFAAALVCDESEQTYIWLLKSLLEAMKGKAPISVITDGALSMKNAIEKIFPNAHHRLCAWHLIRNATSNVGNPRFTSQFKKCMLGDYEVGVFRSKWDRMVEEFDVQDKQWIIDMYDNRHSWATAHIRGKFFAGFRTTSRCEGLHSVIAKYVKSRYNLRDFVEHFDRCVAYIRFKDSLADFECAHGVPVMQTHLLSLEKSAANLYTREVFFLFRPIIIRSGSMKVLDCIDVGSYMLYTVVKYGSPNDTWQVSFCDLPMEFTCSCMRMESFGIPCEHILSVLVTLDICELPKCLVLDRWTKNVKQQIQDTKGFTWDCLKSTQYWCLMDWFRLVATLSAGKDDRFRSMRDWAINTVDKMKADDTASAVASNSAIPATHTDPRDPPIRRRAKDRAGQRCSICQELGHNKTTCPDRSKYDRGSHERHSLPTDDDAYEAMWDEEEDFIYEEDEGECAVNSSSESSRDQDMEIDDSNYEFGNEDDGANEIN; encoded by the exons ATGTCTAATGAG GATTATGTAGATGACACCAATAATGTTGACGGGTTTCACGGGAATTTGGAGAATCCCTTGAGAAACAGTGATGAGCTCCTGGACGACGATATCTTCATGGATGCTAACTTGGCAAATGCAGAAGTTGGTGCTTCTGAATCCAATGAAGGTACCCATTTTGATCAATTGGATGAATCTTATAAGATTGACGGGTGGGAGGACATAGGAAAGACTGAGTTCTTGAATATTGTAGATGTTGATATAAAAAGATATCATTTCAGTGATCTAGGAGTGGCTTTTGATTTCTACAATGCATTTGCCAAGTCAAAGGGATTTAGTGGTCGAAAAAGTAAGACGCGAAAGCACAATGGGATAATCAATCGACAGAATTTTGTTTGTTGTCGCGAGGGCTTCCGACGAAAAAAGGCAGATAATATGCATACCAGAAAACAAGAGCCTAGAGCTGAAACTAGATGTGGCTGTAAGGCAAAGGTTCAGGTGTCATTTGACGTTGTTAGTGGTCGCTGGATTGTTTCAAAATTTTCTGATTTGCACAATCATGACCTTCTTCCTCCAATTTTTACTGCAATGCTTCCTGGTCACAGAAAAATACCTGCTGCAGATATTGAGCAAATAAATATAATGAGGAAGGGTGGATTAGGCACTGCACATATTTTTGCAGCACTCTCAAGCCAATCTGGTGGTCACCACAATGTTCCCTTTTTGCCCAGGGACTTGTACAATCAAGTCGCACAGCAACGTCGACGATTGAAGGGTGATGCTAGTGCAGCTCTTCAATTTTTGAGGAAGATGAAGTCCATTGATCCTGTCATGGTTATAAGATATGAGGTTGATAGGTTTCACTCgataaagaatttattttggtgtgATGGAATAAGCCAAATGGATTATCAATTGTTTGGTGATGTATTGGCTTTTGACGCTACTTACAAGAAGAACAAATATCATTGTCCGCTTGTCGTTTTTTCGGGTGTTAATAACCATAACCGCACAGTTGTCTTTGCGGCCGCTCTTGTGTGTGATGAGTCAGAGCAAACATATATTTGGTTGTTAAAAAGTTTACTGGAAGCAATGAAGGGGAAGGCCCCAATTTCAGTTATCACAGATGGTGCCCTTTCAATGAAAAATGCAATcgaaaaaatttttcctaatgcACATCATCGCCTATGTGCTTGGCACCTTATTCGCAATGCCACAAGTAATGTAGGTAATCCTAGGTTCACATCGCAGTTTAAGAAGTGCATGCTGGGTGATTACGAGGTTGGTGTATTCCGTAGTAAGTGGGATCGGATGGTTGAAGAGTTTGATGTGCAAGACAAGCAATGGATAATTGATATGTATGATAACCGTCATAGTTGGGCAACAGCACATATCCGTGGGAAGTTCTTTGCTGGGTTTAGGACCACTTCTCGATGTGAGGGGTTGCACTCAGTTATTGCAAAGTATGTCAAGTCCAGGTATAATTTAAGAGATTTTGTAGAGCACTTTGATAGATGTGTTGCCTACATTCGTTTCAAAGATAGTCTAGCAGACTTTGAATGTGCACATGGAGTACCTGTGATGCAAACTCATTTATTGTCATTGGAGAAGTCTGCAGCTAATTTATATACAAGAGAGGTATTTTTTCTATTTCGCCCTATTATTATAAGGTCTGGTTCAATGAAAGTGTTAGATTGCATTGATGTTGGTTCTTATATGTTATACACGGTGGTTAAGTATGGTAGTCCTAACGATACATGGCAAGTATCTTTCTGTGATTTACCAATGGAGTTTACTTGCTCCTGTATGAGGATGGAGTCATTTGGCATTCCTTGCGAACACATTCTATCTGTTTTAGTTACACTTGACATTTGTGAATTGCCAAAATGTTTAGTTCTAGATAGGTGGACCAAAAATGTGAAACAACAAATACAAGATACAAAGGGGTTCACTTGGGATTGCTTAAAGTCTACCCAATACTGGTGTTTGATGGACTGGTTTAGATTGGTGGCTACACTATCAGCAGGTAAAGATGATAGGTTCAGGAGCATGAGGGATTGGGCGATAAACACAGTGGATAAAATGAAAGCCGATGATACTGCTAGTGCAGTTGCTTCTAATAGTGCAATTCCTGCCACTCATACAGATCCTCGTGACCCCCCAATTCGTAGAAGAGCTAAGGATCGTGCCGGACAACGGTGTAGTATATGCCAGGAGCTCGGACATAACAAAACTACATGTCCAGATCGGAGTAAGTATGATAGGGGTTCACATGAACGGCATAGTCTACCTACAGATGATGATGCATATGAGGCTATGTGGGATGAGGAAGAAGACTTCATTTATGAGGAAGATGAAGGTGAATGTGCGGTAAATTCTAGTTCTGAATCTAGCAGAGATCAA GATATGGAGATAGATGACTCTAattatgaatttggaaatgaggaCGATGGAGCCAATGAAATTAATTAG